A genomic region of Deltaproteobacteria bacterium contains the following coding sequences:
- a CDS encoding ATP-binding protein has product MIELIKILQGEFQEKDFSGSIPREVDIRSLSGRVSVLMGMRRVGKTYCLHQCIDRLLKKGISKTRILYINFEDERLLPCDAMMFGQLVESFFTLYPENHDQRCYLFFDEIQNIDHWPVVIRRLLDQKNIEITITGSSAKMLSKEIATSLRGRAVATEIWPFSFHEFLQAQGEEFPGKVLGPKKRDHYLQQFQNYLRTGGFPEVVMTEGEHHKIILQDYVNTVVYRDIVERHGVTNLTLLKQFIRTLLKSTGARLAIQKTFRDFKSQGYAVSKNTLHSYLEMIEDAYLCFAVPLFTDSIRKQNVNPRKIYTIDTGLVLANTLQFSDQYGALFENLIYLDLRRQGCEVYYFQMEDQIESDFVASFPDGRKEAFQVCFNLGEKTTLQREKRGALAAQSKLKIKSTIVDPLSYITQEWVKG; this is encoded by the coding sequence ATGATTGAACTTATCAAGATTCTTCAGGGCGAATTTCAGGAAAAAGATTTTTCAGGCTCCATTCCTCGGGAGGTAGATATTCGATCCTTGAGTGGGCGTGTGAGTGTACTGATGGGAATGCGCCGTGTGGGAAAAACTTATTGTCTTCATCAATGCATTGATCGCCTGCTTAAAAAAGGCATTTCAAAAACACGGATCTTATACATCAATTTTGAAGATGAACGATTGCTCCCCTGCGATGCCATGATGTTTGGGCAGTTGGTTGAAAGTTTCTTTACCCTCTACCCTGAAAATCATGATCAACGTTGCTACCTTTTTTTTGATGAGATACAAAATATTGACCATTGGCCTGTTGTCATTCGACGATTGCTTGATCAAAAAAATATTGAAATAACTATCACTGGCTCTTCAGCCAAGATGCTCAGCAAAGAAATCGCAACCTCTTTGCGTGGGCGCGCCGTCGCCACCGAAATTTGGCCCTTTTCCTTTCATGAATTTCTTCAAGCTCAGGGAGAGGAGTTTCCTGGAAAAGTTTTGGGACCTAAAAAACGAGACCATTACCTCCAGCAGTTTCAGAATTATCTCCGCACCGGAGGCTTTCCTGAAGTCGTTATGACTGAAGGCGAACATCATAAAATAATTCTTCAGGATTATGTGAACACCGTTGTTTACCGGGATATTGTGGAGCGGCATGGGGTGACCAATCTCACACTTCTCAAACAATTCATTCGCACACTCCTCAAATCTACAGGCGCTCGTTTGGCAATTCAAAAAACATTTCGTGACTTTAAAAGTCAGGGCTATGCCGTCAGTAAGAACACTCTGCACAGTTATTTGGAGATGATTGAAGACGCTTATTTGTGTTTTGCGGTACCTTTGTTTACTGACTCCATTCGAAAACAAAACGTAAATCCAAGAAAAATCTATACCATTGATACAGGGCTCGTGCTGGCTAACACTCTTCAGTTCAGTGATCAATATGGGGCTCTTTTTGAAAATCTGATCTATCTCGACCTCAGGCGTCAGGGCTGTGAAGTTTATTATTTTCAGATGGAAGATCAGATTGAGTCCGACTTTGTGGCAAGTTTTCCTGACGGTAGAAAAGAAGCTTTTCAGGTCTGTTTTAATCTTGGAGAAAAAACCACTTTGCAAAGAGAAAAACGAGGAGCCTTGGCAGCTCAATCCAAGCTCAAAATCAAATCTACAATTGTGGATCCTTTGTCCTATATCACTCAGGAGTGGGTGAAAGGATAA